Proteins encoded in a region of the Massilia sp. UMI-21 genome:
- a CDS encoding response regulator, which produces MRETSTAPGGSQSDLNWLAGGGEMGALIRAMDWSATPLGPLERWPQSLRTTVSLCLSSTFPILVCWGEQDIQIYNDAYRPICGDLHPASMGGAFKKVWASALPVVGDAFDRAHQGEGAYIRDQRMFLDRLGYLEEAFMTFSFSPIRDESGAVGGVFHPITETTAQVLGARRTRGLRELSEALAAARTAGDIGQQLEAHHEALAHDLSFVLFYQRDAASGRLLLRGRAGIEGHCALAPSTVAPDDAVWPFAAAGAARSAQRVDGLAARFGGTRCGTYDDPPDSAMVLPVLTPGHQEPYGYLVAGASIRRALDADYLNFFELLGAAVGTAVGNVTAYEQEQRRAEELAKIDRAKTAFFSNVSHEFRTPLTLILGPLEDVLADGAEPLAPSQRRRVELTHRNALRLLKLVNSLLDFSRIEAGRVQASYQPVDLAHLTTELASVFESAMARGGLAFEVRADELGEPVYVDRDMWEKIVFNLLSNAFKFTLTGAVTVRLARHGAGASQVARLSVSDTGIGIPAHELPRVFERFHRIEGAAGRTHEGTGIGLALMQELVWLHGGSIAVHSTEGEGTRFDVDIPFGCAHLPEARVLAAPAPAREASGRGSAAFVEEALRWLPDEAEGADGIASEGADHIGADIAATGAAARPRILVADDNNDMRAYLKSLLAPYAEVVSCADGEAAFALLERDPPDLLLSDVMMPHLDGFGLLARIRASAALRQLPVILLSARAGEEARIEGLQAGADDYLVKPFAASELLARVRGQVTLARDRGRVHADAARREAYFRALVDASPAMLWTTDADEQCTYLSQRWYDFTGRRIEQDLGRGWLENVHPEDLQRTVDAYIESAAARVPFSIDFRLRRRDGVYRWVIDSGVPRVDEAGRPNGYVGTVIDIHERKILQRRFERVAQAGSIGVWYADAPFEHFRLNREMAAQFELDGQGQATIAQLAQAVDAADRGQFEARLRQALQHGSMLDIEFRAHQSASGVRWLRAVGWCDADQDGQPLRFDGVTFDVSRHKHAEQELRHLADELGAKNRQQSEFLSTLAHELRNPLAPISAGIDLMQAQRAAGSDGAELAGAPDVQGMMRRQVDHMVHLVDDLLDMARLAEGKITLRLDTVLLGDVVRDAAEMAMPLVSARGHRLALRLPEAQVLLHADRHRLSQIVSNLVNNAAKYTPSGGDIVVEARVDGREAVVAVSDTGIGMSADALERVFDMYAQERSSEAMGEGGLGVGLHLVQRLVRLHGGSVQAESAGAGRGSRFTVRLPLPLPDRGPAPASGPAPVEETAAQGAGGSLRVLVVDDNVDAAEMLATLLEIGGHQVRMAHDGADAIALAGDLMPELVFLDIGLPDISGYETAAALRRIAGLEHSTLVALTGWGTEQDRQRAREAGFDRHLTKPAEFEEVGRVLDLALRARGERA; this is translated from the coding sequence ATGCGTGAAACGTCCACGGCGCCAGGCGGCTCCCAATCCGACCTCAACTGGCTGGCCGGCGGCGGCGAGATGGGCGCCCTGATCCGCGCGATGGACTGGTCGGCGACGCCCCTGGGGCCGCTGGAGCGCTGGCCGCAGAGCCTGCGCACCACGGTCAGCCTGTGCCTGTCGTCGACCTTCCCGATCCTGGTGTGCTGGGGCGAGCAGGACATCCAGATCTACAACGACGCCTACCGGCCGATCTGCGGCGACCTGCACCCGGCGTCGATGGGAGGCGCGTTCAAGAAGGTGTGGGCGAGCGCGCTGCCGGTGGTGGGCGATGCCTTCGACCGCGCGCACCAGGGAGAAGGCGCCTATATCCGCGACCAGCGCATGTTCCTGGACCGCCTCGGCTATCTCGAAGAGGCCTTCATGACGTTTTCGTTCTCGCCGATCCGCGACGAGTCGGGCGCGGTGGGCGGGGTGTTCCACCCGATTACCGAGACCACGGCCCAGGTGCTGGGCGCGCGCCGCACGCGCGGGCTGCGCGAATTGAGCGAGGCGCTGGCCGCCGCCCGCACCGCCGGCGACATCGGCCAGCAGCTCGAGGCGCACCATGAAGCCCTGGCCCACGACCTGTCCTTCGTCCTGTTCTACCAGCGCGATGCCGCCAGCGGCCGGCTGCTGCTGCGCGGCCGCGCCGGCATCGAAGGGCATTGCGCGCTGGCGCCGAGCACGGTGGCGCCCGACGATGCCGTCTGGCCGTTCGCGGCTGCCGGGGCGGCCCGCAGCGCGCAGCGCGTCGACGGCCTGGCCGCGCGCTTCGGCGGCACGCGTTGCGGCACCTACGACGATCCGCCGGACTCGGCGATGGTGCTGCCGGTCCTGACGCCCGGCCACCAGGAACCCTACGGCTACCTGGTGGCCGGCGCCAGCATCCGGCGCGCCCTCGATGCCGACTACCTGAACTTCTTCGAGCTGCTCGGCGCCGCGGTCGGCACCGCGGTCGGCAACGTCACCGCCTACGAGCAGGAACAGCGCCGCGCCGAGGAGCTGGCCAAGATCGACCGCGCCAAGACCGCTTTCTTCTCGAATGTGTCGCACGAATTCCGCACCCCGCTGACCCTGATCCTGGGGCCGCTCGAGGACGTCCTGGCCGACGGCGCCGAACCGCTCGCACCGAGCCAGCGCCGGCGCGTCGAACTGACCCACCGTAACGCGCTGCGCCTGCTCAAGCTGGTCAATTCGCTGCTCGACTTCTCGCGCATCGAGGCGGGCCGGGTCCAGGCCAGCTACCAGCCGGTGGACCTGGCCCACCTGACGACCGAACTCGCGTCCGTGTTCGAGTCGGCGATGGCGCGCGGCGGCCTGGCCTTCGAGGTGCGTGCGGACGAGCTGGGCGAGCCGGTGTACGTCGACCGCGACATGTGGGAAAAGATCGTCTTCAACCTGCTGTCGAACGCCTTCAAGTTCACGCTCACGGGCGCGGTCACGGTGCGCCTGGCGCGCCATGGCGCGGGCGCCTCGCAGGTGGCACGGCTGTCGGTGAGCGACACCGGCATCGGCATCCCGGCGCACGAGCTGCCGCGCGTGTTCGAGCGCTTCCACCGCATCGAAGGCGCGGCCGGACGCACCCACGAAGGCACCGGCATCGGGCTGGCCCTGATGCAGGAGCTGGTATGGCTGCACGGCGGCAGCATCGCGGTGCACAGCACGGAGGGCGAGGGCACCCGCTTCGACGTGGACATCCCGTTCGGCTGCGCGCACCTGCCGGAAGCGCGGGTGCTGGCGGCGCCGGCGCCGGCCCGGGAAGCGTCTGGCCGCGGCAGCGCCGCCTTCGTCGAGGAGGCGCTGCGCTGGCTGCCGGACGAGGCCGAAGGCGCGGACGGCATCGCGTCCGAAGGCGCGGATCATATCGGCGCCGATATTGCGGCCACCGGCGCCGCGGCGCGGCCGCGCATCCTGGTCGCCGACGACAACAACGACATGCGGGCCTACCTCAAGTCGCTGCTCGCGCCGTATGCCGAGGTGGTCTCATGTGCCGACGGCGAAGCCGCGTTCGCACTGCTGGAACGCGACCCGCCGGACCTGCTGCTCAGTGATGTCATGATGCCGCACCTGGACGGCTTCGGCCTGCTGGCGCGGATCCGCGCCAGCGCCGCCCTGCGCCAGCTGCCGGTGATCCTGCTGTCGGCGCGCGCCGGCGAGGAAGCCAGGATCGAGGGCTTGCAGGCCGGCGCCGACGACTACCTGGTCAAGCCTTTCGCGGCGAGCGAACTGCTGGCGCGCGTGCGGGGGCAGGTGACGCTGGCGCGCGATCGCGGCCGCGTGCACGCCGACGCGGCCCGGCGCGAGGCCTATTTCCGCGCGCTGGTCGACGCTTCGCCTGCGATGCTCTGGACCACCGACGCGGACGAGCAGTGCACCTACCTGAGCCAGCGCTGGTACGACTTCACCGGACGCCGGATCGAGCAGGACCTGGGCCGCGGCTGGCTCGAGAACGTGCATCCGGAGGATTTGCAGCGCACCGTGGATGCCTACATCGAGTCGGCGGCGGCGCGGGTGCCGTTTTCCATCGACTTCCGGCTGCGCCGCCGCGACGGCGTGTACCGCTGGGTGATCGACTCGGGCGTGCCGCGCGTCGACGAGGCGGGGCGTCCGAACGGCTATGTCGGCACCGTGATCGATATCCACGAGCGCAAGATCCTGCAGCGGCGCTTCGAACGCGTGGCGCAGGCCGGCAGCATCGGGGTCTGGTACGCGGACGCGCCCTTCGAGCACTTCCGCCTGAACCGCGAAATGGCGGCCCAGTTCGAGCTCGACGGGCAGGGACAGGCGACGATCGCCCAGCTGGCGCAGGCGGTCGATGCGGCCGACCGCGGCCAGTTCGAGGCGCGCTTGCGCCAGGCGCTGCAGCACGGCAGCATGCTCGACATCGAGTTCCGCGCGCACCAGAGCGCCAGCGGCGTGCGCTGGCTGCGCGCGGTGGGCTGGTGCGATGCCGACCAGGACGGCCAGCCCTTGCGCTTCGACGGCGTCACCTTCGACGTCAGCCGGCACAAGCACGCCGAACAGGAGCTGCGCCACCTGGCCGACGAGCTGGGGGCGAAGAACCGCCAGCAGAGCGAGTTCCTGTCGACCCTGGCGCATGAACTGCGCAATCCGCTTGCGCCGATCAGCGCCGGCATCGACCTGATGCAGGCACAGCGCGCCGCGGGCAGCGATGGCGCGGAGCTGGCCGGCGCCCCCGATGTGCAGGGCATGATGCGGCGCCAGGTCGACCACATGGTGCACCTGGTCGACGACCTGCTCGACATGGCCCGCCTGGCCGAAGGGAAGATCACGCTGCGCCTCGATACCGTGCTGCTGGGCGACGTGGTGCGCGATGCCGCCGAGATGGCCATGCCCTTGGTGAGCGCGCGCGGCCACCGGCTGGCGCTACGGCTGCCGGAAGCGCAGGTGCTCCTGCATGCGGACCGCCACCGCCTGTCCCAGATCGTCAGCAACCTGGTCAACAACGCCGCCAAGTACACCCCGTCCGGCGGCGATATCGTCGTGGAGGCACGGGTCGACGGACGCGAAGCGGTGGTGGCCGTTTCCGACACCGGCATCGGCATGTCGGCCGACGCGCTGGAACGGGTATTCGACATGTATGCGCAGGAGCGCTCCAGCGAAGCGATGGGCGAGGGCGGGCTCGGGGTGGGCCTGCACCTGGTCCAGCGCCTGGTGCGCCTGCATGGCGGCAGCGTGCAGGCGGAAAGCGCGGGCGCAGGCAGGGGCAGCCGCTTCACGGTGCGCTTGCCGCTGCCGCTGCCGGATCGCGGGCCGGCGCCGGCATCCGGGCCGGCGCCGGTGGAGGAAACCGCGGCGCAGGGCGCCGGCGGTTCGCTGCGGGTGCTGGTGGTGGACGACAACGTCGATGCCGCCGAAATGCTCGCCACCCTGCTCGAGATCGGCGGCCACCAGGTACGGATGGCCCATGACGGGGCGGACGCGATCGCGCTCGCGGGCGACTTGATGCCCGAGCTGGTGTTCCTCGACATCGGCCTGCCGGACATCAGCGGCTATGAGACCGCCGCGGCATTGCGCCGCATCGCCGGCCTGGAGCACAGCACGCTGGTCGCGCTGACCGGCTGGGGCACCGAACAGGACCGCCAACGGGCGCGCGAGGCCGGCTTCGATCGTCACCTGACCAAGCCCGCGGAATTCGAAGAGGTCGGTCGAGTGCTCGACCTGGCGCTGCGGGCGCGTGGCGAACGCGCCTGA
- the ltrA gene encoding group II intron reverse transcriptase/maturase has product MSMQKAQRQMPANAGREAVGQGEAMLDAFSDEAFCPRHATGGTGSALLQAALTTENLRRAFKRVRANKGAAGVDGLDIDQTSRLLATEWPHIREQLLAGTYRPSPVRRVTIPKPDGGERELGIPTVTDRLIQQALLQVLQPILDPTFSEHSYGFRPGRRAQDAVLAAQAYVQSGLRIVVDVDLSKFFDRVNHDILIDRLKKRIDDAGVIRLVRAYLNSGIMEHGVVQERNEGTPQGGPLSPLLANVMLDEVDKELERRGHRFARYADDANVYVRSVRAGQRVMRLLRRCYARLHLVVNEGKSAVASVFGRKFLGYSLWVGRGGEVKRKVAEKPLQAFKQRIRELTRRSGGRSMPDVVQGLRSYMLGWKGYFQLAQTPKVWRGLDEWLRHRLRAIQLKHWKRGSTMYRELLKLGAWPSAARHVAANSRRWWHNSDRLLKTVMTIGYFDRLGVPRLS; this is encoded by the coding sequence ATGTCGATGCAGAAGGCACAGCGTCAGATGCCCGCAAACGCGGGGCGGGAAGCCGTAGGGCAAGGTGAAGCCATGCTCGATGCTTTCAGCGACGAAGCGTTCTGCCCGCGGCATGCAACCGGAGGCACGGGGTCAGCGTTGCTGCAAGCGGCGCTGACGACAGAGAACCTGCGGCGGGCGTTCAAGCGTGTGCGTGCCAACAAGGGAGCGGCTGGCGTGGATGGACTGGACATTGACCAGACCTCGCGTCTGCTGGCAACCGAGTGGCCTCACATACGAGAACAACTGTTGGCAGGGACGTACCGGCCCAGTCCGGTACGTCGGGTGACGATTCCGAAGCCCGACGGTGGCGAGCGCGAGCTTGGCATCCCGACGGTGACGGATCGGCTGATCCAGCAAGCACTATTACAGGTGCTGCAACCGATCCTTGATCCCACTTTCAGCGAGCATAGCTACGGCTTCCGACCGGGCAGGCGTGCGCAGGATGCGGTATTAGCCGCTCAGGCATACGTCCAGTCCGGGCTGAGAATCGTGGTGGACGTGGACCTGTCGAAGTTCTTCGACCGGGTCAACCATGACATCCTGATCGACCGCTTGAAGAAACGCATCGACGACGCTGGAGTGATCCGGCTGGTCCGTGCCTATCTGAACAGCGGCATCATGGAGCATGGTGTAGTACAGGAACGGAACGAAGGAACGCCGCAAGGCGGTCCATTGAGTCCGCTGCTTGCCAACGTCATGCTCGATGAAGTGGACAAGGAACTGGAACGGCGCGGCCATCGCTTTGCGCGCTACGCCGACGACGCGAACGTCTATGTTCGTAGCGTGCGTGCGGGCCAGCGGGTGATGAGGCTGCTGCGGCGCTGCTATGCCAGACTGCACCTCGTGGTCAACGAAGGCAAGAGCGCCGTGGCCAGCGTCTTTGGCCGCAAGTTCCTCGGCTACAGCCTGTGGGTGGGGCGTGGGGGCGAAGTCAAACGCAAGGTGGCGGAAAAGCCGTTGCAAGCGTTTAAACAACGCATCAGGGAGCTAACCCGCCGATCTGGTGGACGTAGCATGCCGGATGTGGTGCAGGGACTTCGTTCCTATATGCTGGGTTGGAAAGGGTACTTCCAGTTGGCGCAAACCCCAAAGGTATGGCGCGGACTCGATGAATGGTTGCGGCACAGGCTGCGGGCTATCCAGCTCAAGCACTGGAAGCGCGGAAGCACCATGTATCGGGAGCTCCTTAAACTTGGGGCTTGGCCGTCGGCAGCGAGGCACGTAGCGGCGAACAGCCGCCGCTGGTGGCACAACAGCGATAGGTTACTCAAAACAGTGATGACTATCGGCTATTTCGACCGACTCGGTGTACCTCGCCTGTCTTGA
- the ltrA gene encoding group II intron reverse transcriptase/maturase — translation MSMQKAQRQMPANAGREAVGQGEAMLDAFSDEAFCPRHATGGTGSALLQAALTTENLRRAFKRVRANKGAAGVDGLDIDQTSRLLATEWPHIREQLLAGTYRPSPVRRVTIPKPDGGERELGIPTVTDRLIQQALLQVLQPILDPTFSEHSYGFRPGRRAQDAVLAAQAYVQSGLRIVVDVDLSKFFDRVNHDILIDRLKKRIDDAGVIRLVRAYLNSGIMEHGVVQERNEGTPQGGPLSPLLANVMLDEVDKELERRGHRFARYADDANVYVRSVRAGQRVMRLLRRCYARLHLVVNEGKSAVASVFGRKFLGYSLWVGRGGEVKRKVAEKPLQAFKQRIRELTRRSGGRSMPDVVQGLRSYMLGWKGYFQLAQTPKVWRGLDEWLRHRLRAIQLKHWKRGSTMYRELLKLGAWPSAARHVAANSRRWWHNSDRLLKTVMTIGYFDRLGVPRLS, via the coding sequence ATGTCGATGCAGAAGGCACAGCGTCAGATGCCCGCAAACGCGGGGCGGGAAGCCGTAGGGCAAGGTGAAGCCATGCTCGATGCTTTCAGCGACGAAGCGTTCTGCCCGCGGCATGCAACCGGAGGCACGGGGTCAGCGTTGCTGCAAGCGGCGCTGACGACAGAGAACCTGCGGCGGGCGTTCAAGCGTGTGCGTGCCAACAAGGGAGCGGCTGGCGTGGATGGACTGGACATTGACCAGACCTCGCGTCTGCTGGCAACCGAGTGGCCTCACATACGAGAACAACTGTTGGCAGGGACGTACCGGCCCAGTCCGGTACGTCGGGTGACGATTCCGAAGCCCGACGGTGGCGAGCGCGAGCTTGGCATCCCGACGGTGACGGATCGGCTGATCCAGCAAGCACTATTACAGGTGCTGCAACCGATCCTTGATCCCACTTTCAGCGAGCATAGCTACGGCTTCCGACCGGGCAGGCGTGCGCAGGATGCGGTATTAGCCGCTCAGGCATACGTCCAGTCCGGGCTGAGAATCGTGGTGGACGTGGACCTGTCGAAGTTCTTCGACCGGGTCAACCATGACATCCTGATCGACCGCTTGAAGAAACGCATCGACGACGCTGGAGTGATCCGGCTGGTCCGTGCCTATCTGAACAGCGGCATCATGGAGCATGGTGTAGTACAGGAACGGAACGAAGGAACGCCGCAAGGCGGTCCATTGAGTCCGCTGCTTGCCAACGTCATGCTCGATGAAGTGGACAAGGAACTGGAACGGCGCGGCCATCGCTTTGCGCGCTACGCCGACGACGCGAACGTCTATGTTCGTAGCGTGCGTGCGGGCCAGCGGGTGATGAGGCTGCTGCGGCGCTGCTATGCCAGACTGCACCTCGTGGTCAACGAAGGCAAGAGCGCCGTGGCCAGCGTCTTTGGCCGCAAGTTCCTCGGCTACAGCCTGTGGGTGGGGCGTGGGGGCGAAGTCAAACGCAAGGTGGCGGAAAAGCCGTTGCAAGCGTTTAAACAACGCATCAGGGAGCTAACCCGCCGATCTGGTGGGCGTAGCATGCCGGATGTGGTGCAGGGACTTCGTTCCTATATGCTGGGTTGGAAAGGGTACTTCCAGTTGGCGCAAACCCCAAAGGTATGGCGCGGACTCGATGAATGGTTGCGGCACAGGCTGCGGGCTATCCAGCTCAAGCACTGGAAGCGCGGAAGCACCATGTATCGGGAGCTCCTTAAACTTGGGGCTTGGCCGTCGGCAGCGAGGCACGTAGCGGCGAACAGCCGCCGCTGGTGGCACAACAGCGATAGGTTACTCAAAACAGTGATGACTATCGGCTATTTCGACCGACTCGGTGTACCTCGCCTGTCTTGA
- a CDS encoding efflux RND transporter permease subunit produces MFLSNFSVKKPVATIVLIVAMMAMGLLALSKLKVNQNPDVEVPIIVVDIPYPGASPETAEREITNRIEKQMLAIQGVTEVNSNSYEGGASIWMEFDFDRNLIEASDDVRNAIASVRYKLPVEMREPILRRIDPASEPVMSLALSSSSQSHAEISRFAEDELADRFRAIDGVSTVNVNGALRRELSVLLRAEKLREYNVSVSDVTAALRTQNTNAPVGKLRSELDEKGIRLVGRIERPEDFSQVVVKRNGDQIVRLNQVAEVKDGYADINSLSMRSGKPNVGIQVSRSRDASTVSLAKKVHAVVAEVSKELPPGTKLEVVRDGGEDAQASLNNVIEALVLGAILTIFVVYAFLNSWRSTLITALSLPTSVLAAFIAVWLCGFTLNFMTLLGLSLAIGVLIDDAIVVRENIVRHMELGSDRRTAALEGTAEIGMAVAATTFSIMAVFIPVAFMPGMAGQWFGPFALTVTCSVIVSLFISFTLDPMLSAYWGDPPGHHHAPKKGLGAVLDRFNRWFDHQADRYGNVIAWALHHRKWMAAIAVATLVAAIGLHAKFGGSSFLPKSDQGTLMVEIRVPASSSLEYARRKVEAAAELARSIPEVKDTNSNANTGGGRIYVDIGKRSERKRSGSDIAVELRDKISRLVGAEYTVIDDLNGGGKPVQIQFTGSDSRKLMDLTTAYMEKLRQVPGAVDVSLSEQDPKNELQIVLDRGLANAMGISINDAAQSLRVAFAGIEVGDWVDPSSETRDVAVRLHPDDRVNTGSIERLPIAVQGTGMMVPLEQIATITMGKGPAAIRHRDGERMITVSANAQGRSPGEVTADAMKLAKSFDFPPGYGLKLGGAGQDQQEVFSAMGIALLSGIGLMYLILVMQFGSFTAPLGVMLSLPLSLIGVVLALLLTGNTLNLMSLIGVIMLMGLVAKNAILLLDAARALEKEGMDREDALMAAGRKRLRPILMTTFALIAGMFPVALALGDAGQFYQPLAIAIIGGVITSTFLTLLVVPSFYDSIEIARDRMFAKFNRRADRFNPALAFLMTFVEAILTLTFVRLVYRSIMRLGRFLSGRGRARPQPV; encoded by the coding sequence ATGTTCCTCTCTAATTTCAGTGTCAAGAAGCCGGTCGCGACGATCGTGCTGATCGTCGCGATGATGGCCATGGGCTTGCTGGCCCTGTCCAAGCTGAAGGTCAACCAGAACCCGGACGTCGAAGTGCCGATCATCGTGGTCGACATCCCGTACCCTGGCGCCTCGCCCGAGACCGCCGAGCGCGAGATCACCAACCGCATCGAGAAGCAGATGCTGGCGATCCAGGGCGTTACCGAAGTCAATTCCAACTCCTACGAAGGCGGCGCCTCGATCTGGATGGAATTCGACTTCGACCGCAACCTCATCGAAGCCTCGGACGACGTCCGCAACGCCATCGCTTCGGTGCGCTACAAGCTGCCGGTCGAGATGCGCGAACCGATCCTGCGCCGCATCGATCCGGCGTCCGAGCCGGTGATGTCGCTGGCGCTGTCTTCGAGCAGCCAGAGCCATGCGGAAATCTCGCGCTTCGCCGAAGACGAGCTGGCCGACCGCTTCCGCGCCATCGACGGCGTCTCGACCGTGAACGTGAACGGCGCCCTGCGCCGCGAGCTGTCGGTGCTCTTGCGTGCCGAGAAGCTGCGCGAGTACAACGTGTCGGTGTCCGACGTGACCGCGGCCCTGCGCACCCAGAACACCAATGCGCCGGTGGGCAAGCTGCGCAGCGAACTGGACGAGAAGGGCATCCGCCTGGTCGGCCGCATCGAGCGTCCGGAAGATTTCTCGCAGGTGGTGGTCAAGCGTAACGGCGACCAGATCGTGCGCCTGAACCAGGTGGCCGAGGTCAAGGATGGCTACGCCGACATCAACAGCCTGTCGATGCGCAGCGGCAAACCGAACGTGGGTATCCAGGTGTCGCGTTCGCGCGACGCCTCGACCGTGTCGCTGGCCAAGAAAGTCCATGCGGTGGTCGCGGAAGTCAGCAAGGAACTGCCGCCAGGCACCAAGCTGGAAGTCGTGCGCGACGGCGGCGAAGACGCCCAGGCCAGCCTGAACAACGTGATCGAAGCCCTGGTGCTGGGCGCGATCCTGACCATCTTCGTGGTGTACGCCTTCCTGAACTCCTGGCGTTCGACCCTGATTACCGCGCTGTCGCTGCCGACCTCGGTGCTGGCCGCCTTCATCGCGGTCTGGCTGTGCGGCTTCACCCTGAACTTCATGACCCTGCTCGGCCTGTCGCTCGCGATCGGCGTGCTGATCGACGACGCGATCGTGGTGCGGGAAAACATCGTGCGCCACATGGAGCTCGGCTCCGACCGCCGTACCGCGGCCCTCGAAGGCACTGCCGAGATCGGCATGGCCGTGGCCGCCACCACCTTCTCGATCATGGCCGTGTTCATTCCGGTGGCCTTCATGCCGGGCATGGCCGGACAATGGTTCGGTCCGTTCGCGCTGACCGTGACCTGCTCGGTGATCGTGTCGCTGTTCATTTCCTTCACCCTCGACCCGATGCTGTCTGCCTACTGGGGCGACCCGCCGGGCCACCACCATGCACCGAAGAAGGGCCTGGGCGCGGTACTGGACAGGTTCAACCGCTGGTTCGACCACCAGGCCGACCGCTACGGCAACGTGATCGCCTGGGCGCTGCACCACCGCAAGTGGATGGCCGCGATCGCCGTGGCGACCCTGGTGGCCGCGATCGGCCTGCACGCCAAGTTCGGCGGTTCCAGCTTCCTGCCGAAGTCGGACCAGGGCACCCTCATGGTCGAGATCCGCGTGCCGGCATCGTCGAGCCTGGAATATGCGCGCCGCAAGGTCGAAGCGGCAGCCGAGCTGGCCCGTTCGATCCCGGAAGTGAAAGACACCAACAGCAATGCCAACACCGGCGGCGGCCGTATCTACGTCGACATCGGCAAGCGCAGCGAGCGCAAGCGTAGCGGCAGCGACATCGCGGTCGAACTGCGCGACAAGATCAGCCGCCTGGTCGGCGCGGAATACACCGTGATCGACGACCTGAACGGCGGCGGCAAGCCGGTCCAGATCCAGTTCACCGGCTCCGACTCGCGCAAGCTGATGGACCTGACCACCGCCTACATGGAGAAACTGCGGCAGGTGCCGGGCGCCGTCGACGTCTCGCTGTCGGAACAGGATCCGAAGAACGAGCTGCAGATCGTGCTCGACCGTGGCCTGGCCAATGCCATGGGCATCTCGATCAACGACGCCGCCCAGTCTCTGCGCGTGGCCTTCGCCGGCATCGAAGTGGGCGACTGGGTCGACCCGAGCAGCGAGACCCGCGACGTCGCCGTGCGCCTGCATCCGGACGACCGCGTCAATACCGGCAGCATCGAACGCCTGCCGATCGCGGTGCAAGGCACCGGCATGATGGTGCCGCTCGAGCAGATCGCTACCATCACGATGGGCAAGGGCCCGGCCGCCATCCGCCACCGCGACGGCGAGCGCATGATCACCGTCTCGGCCAATGCCCAGGGCCGTTCGCCGGGCGAAGTGACCGCCGACGCCATGAAGCTGGCCAAGAGCTTCGACTTCCCACCGGGCTACGGCCTGAAGCTGGGCGGCGCCGGCCAGGACCAGCAGGAAGTGTTCAGCGCCATGGGCATCGCCCTGCTGTCGGGCATCGGCCTGATGTACCTGATCCTGGTGATGCAGTTCGGCTCCTTCACCGCACCCCTGGGCGTGATGCTGTCGCTGCCGCTGTCCCTGATCGGCGTGGTCCTGGCCCTGCTGTTGACGGGCAATACCCTTAACCTGATGAGCCTGATCGGCGTCATCATGCTGATGGGCCTGGTGGCGAAGAACGCGATCCTGCTGCTGGACGCCGCCCGCGCCCTGGAGAAAGAAGGCATGGACCGCGAGGACGCCCTGATGGCGGCCGGCCGCAAGCGTCTGCGTCCGATCCTGATGACGACCTTTGCGCTGATCGCGGGCATGTTCCCGGTGGCGCTGGCCCTGGGCGACGCCGGCCAGTTCTACCAGCCGCTGGCCATCGCGATCATCGGCGGTGTCATCACCTCGACCTTCCTGACCCTGCTGGTGGTGCCGAGCTTCTACGACAGCATCGAGATCGCCCGCGACCGCATGTTCGCGAAGTTCAATCGCCGCGCAGACCGCTTCAACCCGGCGCTGGCCTTCCTGATGACCTTCGTCGAAGCCATCCTGACCTTGACCTTCGTACGTCTGGTCTACCGCAGCATCATGCGCCTCGGCCGCTTCCTGAGCGGCCGCGGTCGCGCCAGGCCGCAACCGGTGTAA